One Candidatus Campbellbacteria bacterium genomic region harbors:
- the rpsD gene encoding 30S ribosomal protein S4, with protein sequence MLKPKKFKIARRLGPSVYEQTQTERFALSEARKKKAMVKDKHRKNISAFNIALKEKQRVRFYYGISERQFSRYVKESMALKGNPVAHLFARLEQRLDNVVARIGLAPTHRAARQMVSHGHITIGGKKMRVPSHSVSEGEVVSIREGSQGSRLFVQEEGKTPTATLPNWISFDEKKKEWKIVGVPHLELVQSGFNLNAVIEFYSR encoded by the coding sequence ATGTTGAAACCAAAAAAATTTAAAATCGCACGTCGTCTCGGTCCTTCTGTGTATGAGCAAACTCAAACAGAGCGTTTTGCTCTTTCTGAAGCACGAAAGAAGAAGGCAATGGTGAAGGATAAACACCGCAAGAATATTTCAGCATTTAACATTGCCCTTAAAGAGAAACAGCGCGTTCGTTTTTATTACGGTATTTCAGAACGACAATTTTCACGTTACGTGAAAGAATCAATGGCGCTCAAAGGCAATCCTGTTGCACACCTTTTCGCACGACTCGAACAGCGCCTTGATAACGTTGTTGCACGTATTGGTCTTGCGCCAACACACCGCGCAGCTCGCCAGATGGTATCGCACGGTCACATCACTATTGGTGGAAAGAAAATGCGCGTACCATCCCACAGCGTATCTGAAGGAGAAGTTGTTTCAATTCGCGAAGGTAGTCAGGGATCAAGGTTGTTTGTACAAGAAGAGGGAAAGACTCCAACAGCAACGCTTCCAAATTGGATTTCATTTGATGAAAAAAAGAAGGAGTGGAAAATAGTCGGAGTTCCACATCTCGAATTAGTACAGTCGGGTTTTAATTTAAACGCGGTTATCGAGTTTTACTCTCGATAA
- the infA gene encoding translation initiation factor IF-1 (stimulates the activities of the other two initiation factors, IF-2 and IF-3), with protein sequence MTRQPEGSEVLQGTVVEALANAHFRVQFDKPSSNLPAIEGEEKPIVICYLAGKMRLHRIRIIVGDKVELLVDSYGGKPRIIRRL encoded by the coding sequence ATGACACGTCAACCAGAAGGATCAGAAGTACTCCAAGGGACAGTCGTTGAGGCACTCGCGAATGCGCATTTTCGTGTCCAATTTGATAAGCCCTCAAGTAACCTTCCAGCTATCGAAGGTGAGGAAAAACCAATCGTTATATGCTATTTGGCTGGAAAAATGCGTCTCCACCGCATCAGAATCATCGTTGGGGACAAAGTTGAGCTTCTTGTTGATAGTTATGGCGGCAAACCACGTATTATTCGACGACTGTAG
- a CDS encoding DNA-directed RNA polymerase subunit alpha, which produces MDYTIHLPSQPKVITEKGNAGMYQIDGLYPGYGHTLGNSLRRIILSSIPGAAITAVKIDGVPHEFSTIEGVKEDVVNILLNLKQIRFEMTTDEPQMVTLTAKGPAHITAKDITVPGQLTVLNPDAYICELTGKNTLTIEMHVEKGLGYVPKENLHRDRVEIGTIVLDAAFTPIRRATYEVENMRVGDRTDFNRIKMFIETDGTIAPRTVLERSISTMIQQLRSIVGFQEENFEEAVVHEVKGGETTETSQAENADEDAKEFLKTRIESLDLSTRTENALTSANIRTVGGLVRKKEADLLEVEGLGDKGLQEIRRALANYGIILRQ; this is translated from the coding sequence ATGGACTACACAATACATTTGCCATCGCAACCAAAAGTTATCACCGAGAAAGGTAACGCCGGTATGTACCAAATTGACGGATTGTATCCGGGATATGGCCACACGCTTGGTAACTCTCTCCGCCGTATCATTTTGTCATCTATTCCAGGTGCTGCTATTACCGCAGTTAAAATTGATGGTGTTCCTCATGAATTTTCAACGATTGAGGGTGTGAAAGAAGATGTGGTTAACATTTTGCTTAACCTCAAACAAATTCGTTTTGAAATGACAACAGATGAGCCACAAATGGTCACATTGACCGCAAAGGGCCCAGCACACATTACTGCAAAAGATATTACCGTTCCTGGACAACTCACAGTACTCAACCCAGACGCATACATTTGCGAGCTTACAGGAAAAAACACACTTACGATTGAAATGCACGTTGAAAAAGGTCTCGGATACGTTCCAAAGGAAAACCTTCATCGTGACCGTGTTGAAATCGGTACCATCGTACTTGATGCAGCGTTCACACCTATTCGCCGAGCAACCTACGAAGTTGAAAACATGCGCGTTGGTGATCGAACAGATTTCAACCGCATCAAAATGTTTATTGAAACAGATGGTACAATTGCTCCACGTACGGTACTTGAACGATCAATCAGTACTATGATTCAACAGCTCCGTTCAATCGTTGGCTTCCAAGAAGAAAACTTTGAAGAAGCTGTGGTGCACGAAGTTAAAGGAGGCGAAACAACAGAAACATCGCAAGCAGAAAACGCAGATGAAGATGCAAAGGAATTCCTCAAAACACGTATTGAATCACTTGACCTTTCAACACGAACAGAGAATGCGCTTACGAGTGCAAACATCCGCACTGTAGGAGGTCTCGTACGAAAGAAAGAAGCTGATTTGTTAGAAGTTGAAGGTCTTGGAGACAAGGGATTGCAGGAAATTCGCCGAGCCCTTGCAAACTATGGTATTATCCTCCGACAGTAA
- the rplQ gene encoding 50S ribosomal protein L17, translating into MRHGNVQRKFGREKDQRLALMRSLASSLIVHGSMQTTLPRAKEIRPFVEKLVTKAKNPTVAVRRDLIATLGTTDHTVTDKLIERAKAYVERAGGYTRITKVETRASDAAPQGVISFV; encoded by the coding sequence ATGCGACACGGTAACGTACAACGAAAATTCGGACGAGAAAAAGACCAGCGACTAGCGCTTATGCGTTCTTTGGCGTCCTCTCTCATCGTGCATGGTTCAATGCAGACGACTCTTCCACGTGCGAAAGAAATTCGCCCATTTGTTGAAAAGCTCGTTACGAAGGCAAAGAATCCGACAGTTGCTGTACGTCGAGATCTCATTGCAACACTTGGTACGACAGATCATACCGTTACCGACAAGCTTATTGAACGAGCAAAAGCATACGTTGAGCGCGCTGGTGGCTACACACGCATCACCAAAGTTGAAACTCGTGCAAGCGACGCCGCACCACAAGGAGTAATCTCATTTGTATAA
- the rpsM gene encoding 30S ribosomal protein S13, which translates to MRIAGITLPDKKQMEFALTAVYGIGRARALKILAVAKVPADKKAADLTEAEENTIRKALEGYVLEGDLKREVSGNIKRLKDAGSYRGMRHSRRLPVRGQRTKTNSRTVRGNVRKTMGSGKRKVELK; encoded by the coding sequence ATGCGTATCGCTGGTATCACACTTCCTGATAAGAAACAGATGGAATTCGCACTCACTGCAGTGTACGGTATCGGTCGTGCGCGCGCGCTCAAGATTCTCGCGGTTGCCAAGGTTCCTGCAGATAAAAAGGCGGCAGATCTTACCGAAGCAGAAGAAAATACAATTCGAAAGGCACTCGAAGGATACGTGCTCGAGGGAGATTTAAAACGAGAAGTGTCTGGTAACATTAAGCGATTGAAAGATGCTGGTTCATACCGTGGTATGCGCCACAGTCGCCGTCTACCTGTTCGTGGTCAACGCACAAAAACAAATTCACGAACAGTTCGTGGAAACGTACGTAAGACTATGGGTTCAGGAAAACGTAAGGTTGAACTCAAGTAA
- the rpsK gene encoding 30S ribosomal protein S11 has product MGKKRVATKAGGAEGSAQGAASKLARKKLDKGVVHIEATYNNTKLTLTSIDGKVVTWSSSGSLGFKGAKKGTPFAAAKVGELIGDRAKLIGIREVGVIVKGVGSGRESAIRSFVAKSGALISFIQDKTPVPFNGPRPKKPRRV; this is encoded by the coding sequence ATGGGTAAAAAACGCGTTGCAACAAAAGCAGGAGGAGCAGAAGGATCGGCACAAGGGGCTGCATCTAAACTTGCACGTAAGAAGCTCGACAAAGGTGTTGTGCACATTGAGGCAACGTACAACAATACAAAATTAACATTGACATCAATTGATGGAAAAGTGGTGACATGGTCATCAAGTGGTTCTCTCGGTTTCAAGGGAGCAAAGAAAGGAACGCCATTTGCTGCCGCAAAAGTTGGAGAACTTATCGGTGATCGCGCAAAGCTTATTGGTATTCGTGAAGTTGGTGTCATTGTGAAAGGAGTTGGTTCTGGACGAGAATCTGCTATCCGTTCATTTGTGGCAAAAAGCGGAGCATTGATTTCATTTATTCAAGACAAGACGCCAGTTCCATTCAATGGTCCACGTCCTAAAAAGCCTCGTCGTGTATAG
- the rplM gene encoding 50S ribosomal protein L13, with translation MKTLDAQNKKMGRLASEIARILQGKDAADYARNTYPKHEVKVINVSKMDISATKLRTKDYTHHTQYPGGFRRQTLENLVTKKGYGEALRKAVYGMLPDNKLRAKMLKQLTLEE, from the coding sequence ATGAAAACGCTTGACGCACAAAACAAAAAAATGGGTCGCCTCGCTTCTGAAATTGCTCGCATTTTGCAGGGTAAAGACGCAGCTGACTACGCACGAAATACGTATCCAAAACATGAAGTGAAGGTTATCAACGTATCAAAGATGGATATTTCTGCTACAAAGTTGCGCACAAAGGATTACACACATCACACACAGTATCCAGGTGGATTTCGACGTCAAACACTCGAAAATCTTGTAACAAAGAAAGGATATGGTGAAGCACTTCGCAAAGCGGTCTACGGCATGCTTCCCGACAACAAACTTCGTGCCAAAATGTTAAAGCAGCTCACTCTTGAAGAATAA
- the rpmJ gene encoding 50S ribosomal protein L36, whose protein sequence is MKVKSSIKKRCIKCKLVRRNGHLRVVCENPRHKQRQG, encoded by the coding sequence ATGAAAGTCAAGTCATCCATTAAAAAGCGTTGTATCAAATGTAAACTTGTCCGCCGCAACGGACATCTTCGTGTTGTGTGTGAAAATCCTCGACACAAACAGCGTCAAGGATAG